The following proteins are encoded in a genomic region of Sulfurovum indicum:
- a CDS encoding DUF819 family protein → MITDGFSYLALLMMIAASIVYTEKKTRYNKLFEYLPSIVIIYFVIMLLSTFGIWEKTEEITAAYKALKSNLLPAMIFLMLLSADMREIRKLGKKMILTFLLAAVSISLGFIGMYALFHTAFGPESWKPFAALSGSWMGGTGNMVAIQGALHLPDSDMGYALLIDSIDYAVWVMVLLALVPFAKRFNRWSGADTSIIDEVGRKLAQKEERRETMDFVSLFLLLAAALFLSALSQFLADFMPTTDFLTHTTWVVIIATVAGILLAMTPLASLGGASALGNMMLYLIVALIASRANFAELAQAPLYIAAGFVIIAIHALIMVIFAKLFKLDLFSLGVASLANIGGVASAPILASAYSRALIPIGVLMAMMGYILGTFGGLAVGKVLKMIVQQ, encoded by the coding sequence ATGATCACTGACGGATTCAGCTACCTGGCACTGCTGATGATGATCGCAGCAAGCATCGTCTACACCGAGAAAAAAACCCGTTACAACAAACTCTTTGAGTATCTCCCCTCAATCGTAATCATCTATTTTGTCATCATGTTATTATCTACATTTGGCATCTGGGAAAAAACTGAAGAGATCACAGCTGCATATAAAGCTCTCAAATCCAATCTGCTCCCTGCCATGATCTTTCTTATGCTTCTTTCTGCCGATATGCGTGAGATACGAAAACTCGGTAAAAAGATGATACTCACATTTTTACTGGCGGCTGTAAGTATTTCACTCGGATTTATCGGTATGTATGCCCTTTTTCATACAGCCTTTGGCCCGGAGTCATGGAAACCCTTTGCCGCACTCTCCGGTTCCTGGATGGGAGGAACAGGAAATATGGTCGCCATACAGGGCGCCTTGCACCTGCCTGACAGCGATATGGGTTATGCACTCCTTATTGACTCCATAGACTATGCCGTCTGGGTCATGGTACTCCTGGCACTGGTGCCTTTTGCAAAACGTTTCAATCGCTGGAGCGGAGCCGATACCTCCATCATTGATGAGGTAGGCAGAAAACTTGCACAGAAGGAAGAGCGCAGAGAGACGATGGATTTTGTTTCACTCTTTTTGCTTCTGGCTGCTGCCCTCTTTCTCTCTGCACTCTCCCAATTCCTGGCAGACTTCATGCCGACCACTGATTTTCTGACACATACCACCTGGGTCGTGATCATTGCGACTGTTGCAGGTATTCTCCTTGCCATGACCCCTCTGGCATCTCTTGGCGGAGCATCTGCTCTTGGGAATATGATGCTCTACCTTATCGTTGCACTGATCGCTTCACGGGCAAATTTTGCAGAACTTGCCCAGGCACCGCTCTATATTGCAGCCGGTTTTGTGATCATCGCCATTCATGCACTCATCATGGTGATCTTTGCCAAACTTTTCAAACTTGACCTCTTCTCCCTGGGAGTTGCATCCCTGGCAAATATTGGAGGGGTTGCATCAGCCCCCATACTGGCTTCGGCATACTCCAGAGCACTCATCCCTATTGGTGTGCTTATGGCGATGATGGGATATATTCTGGGAACGTTTGGCGGACTGGCGGTCGGGAAAGTATTGAAGATGATCGTACAGCAGTAG
- a CDS encoding succinate dehydrogenase/fumarate reductase iron-sulfur subunit, whose translation MSDTRKVTLKTFRFNAETDYLPYYKHYELEVGKDELMLDLLNRIKWEHDGSFSYRRSCRHGICGACGIKVNGKATLACKQNALELVELFGDELLIEPQSKKRVVKDMIIDKKDFWDKHAEVKPYVVAEIDPHPEHETKQSIEEFNKFLDADLCIQCGSCHYACPAVEVNEDFLGPAAFTAAYRFTVDTRDEAGKERLELTSQMGPGVWDCVKCYECAEACPKEINPIEKITKLHNMQFEQGVAVPNVATRHAEGFLRGMKKYGLLDEADIVSYSEGYLGMYKHLKTALKMLKAGKIHWHSGVPFINSVPKIKHLDEVQKLIKISQTNKL comes from the coding sequence ATGAGTGATACAAGAAAAGTGACATTAAAAACATTTAGATTCAACGCTGAAACCGACTATCTGCCCTACTATAAACACTATGAGCTGGAAGTAGGGAAAGATGAGTTGATGCTTGACCTCCTTAACCGTATCAAGTGGGAACATGACGGTTCTTTCTCATACCGTCGTTCATGCCGGCACGGTATCTGTGGTGCCTGCGGTATCAAGGTTAACGGCAAAGCGACACTCGCATGTAAACAGAATGCGCTTGAACTGGTCGAACTTTTTGGCGATGAACTTCTTATCGAGCCTCAAAGCAAAAAGCGTGTGGTTAAAGATATGATCATCGACAAAAAAGATTTCTGGGACAAACATGCAGAGGTCAAGCCGTATGTGGTAGCAGAAATCGATCCTCACCCCGAACACGAAACAAAGCAGAGCATCGAAGAGTTCAACAAATTCCTCGATGCCGACCTCTGTATCCAGTGCGGAAGCTGTCACTATGCCTGTCCTGCGGTAGAAGTGAATGAAGACTTCCTTGGGCCTGCTGCATTCACCGCAGCATACAGGTTTACCGTCGATACCAGAGATGAGGCCGGGAAAGAGAGACTTGAACTCACTTCCCAGATGGGTCCTGGAGTCTGGGACTGTGTAAAGTGTTATGAGTGTGCAGAGGCCTGTCCGAAAGAGATCAACCCTATCGAGAAGATCACCAAACTCCACAACATGCAGTTTGAGCAGGGTGTGGCAGTACCAAACGTTGCTACACGCCATGCGGAAGGTTTCCTCAGAGGGATGAAAAAATACGGACTGCTGGATGAAGCAGATATCGTCTCCTACTCAGAAGGCTACCTTGGTATGTACAAGCATCTCAAGACAGCACTCAAAATGCTTAAAGCAGGGAAGATCCACTGGCATTCAGGCGTACCGTTCATCAACAGTGTACCTAAGATCAAACATCTGGATGAAGTTCAGAAACTTATTAAAATATCACAAACCAACAAACTGTAA
- a CDS encoding patatin-like phospholipase family protein → MNTDTLQQNPFSLVLSGGGALGIAHLGVLHDMEHKGLSPSEVVGTSMGGIIGACLSIGMDEAMIYEQIRSFVKVSNWIKFSFSGNAIVDNDKVASIFTTLFGERKMADTQIPLKLITTNLKSGKKRVFSAKDNVYIKDALLASMAIPGVYEEHTIEGEVYGDGFLCENLGISETSYKDVLAVDVLGEHSFEKELPDNFFKTHNVLEMFERSVRLLIYNQSRTILSYTDKNIVLIEPQTKDFSTYQFHKHEAIRTLGLGLL, encoded by the coding sequence ATGAACACAGACACACTCCAACAAAACCCTTTCTCGCTAGTTCTCTCCGGAGGCGGTGCCCTGGGCATTGCCCATCTTGGTGTCCTGCACGATATGGAACACAAAGGGCTTTCCCCTTCTGAGGTCGTAGGGACCAGTATGGGCGGCATCATCGGTGCGTGTCTGAGCATCGGAATGGATGAAGCAATGATCTATGAACAGATACGCTCCTTTGTCAAGGTCTCCAACTGGATCAAGTTCTCCTTTTCGGGCAATGCGATCGTTGACAATGACAAGGTCGCCAGTATATTTACGACTCTTTTCGGTGAGAGAAAAATGGCAGATACGCAAATACCGCTTAAACTTATTACAACCAATCTCAAAAGCGGCAAAAAACGTGTTTTTAGCGCTAAAGACAACGTCTACATCAAAGATGCGCTCTTGGCGAGCATGGCAATTCCGGGAGTATATGAAGAACATACCATTGAAGGCGAGGTCTACGGTGACGGTTTTTTATGTGAAAACCTTGGTATCAGTGAAACTTCATACAAGGATGTTCTGGCTGTAGATGTACTCGGAGAGCACTCCTTTGAAAAAGAACTGCCCGACAATTTTTTTAAGACACACAATGTTCTGGAGATGTTCGAACGTTCTGTCAGACTGCTTATCTATAACCAGAGCAGGACGATATTGTCCTATACAGATAAAAATATAGTGCTTATAGAACCCCAAACCAAAGATTTCAGTACCTACCAGTTTCATAAACATGAAGCCATACGTACCTTGGGATTAGGACTCCTGTGA
- a CDS encoding FAD-binding protein, translating to MNVKIYEYDAVIVGAGLAGLAAAKELTEAGKKTAVITKLHPLRSHSGAAQGGINAALGKEDSVELHMFDTIKGSDYLADQDAVELMCTKAPETIRWAERMGAVFSRDEEGNIAIRPFGGQSKPRACYAKDRTGLAVLQAIYEQAFRAGIEVFDEWYCADLLYEDGKAYGVSAYNIRNSEPAIFNAKVVMFATGGHARAYRFNSNAHANTGDALSIVARHGLPLEDMEFVQFHPSGLGGSGVLISEAARGEGGRLYNALGERFMEKYAPNALELASRDVVSRAIMEEVRQGRGVGKDGQSVNIDLTHLDPEIILTRLPELRELAIAFQGQDMLKEPIHISATAHYSMGGIPTTINCEVKKNPKETVEGFYAAGECSCVSVHGANRLGANSVLEALLFGRHAGENMVKALDEGVELKKAVPEDAKRMLDELHRLKTSNGTETVPGLREELQNGMTANAGVFRTRESLEKQLKLIDELLVRFNNIRIDDKSNTFNTDLQEALELGHMLEFSKFIVVGALEREESRGGHYREDFPERDDEKFLKHTYAYMDENYNITTEWGDVVLGKFEPKERSY from the coding sequence ATGAACGTTAAAATCTACGAATACGATGCTGTGATCGTCGGTGCAGGTCTGGCTGGTTTGGCGGCAGCCAAAGAGTTAACCGAAGCAGGAAAGAAAACAGCAGTGATCACCAAACTTCACCCTCTCAGAAGCCACTCCGGTGCAGCTCAGGGTGGTATCAATGCCGCACTGGGAAAAGAGGACTCTGTAGAGCTTCATATGTTTGACACGATAAAAGGTTCTGACTATCTTGCAGACCAGGATGCTGTTGAACTGATGTGTACCAAAGCGCCGGAGACCATTCGCTGGGCAGAGAGAATGGGTGCGGTCTTCTCAAGAGACGAGGAAGGCAACATCGCAATCCGTCCTTTTGGTGGACAGAGCAAACCAAGAGCATGTTATGCGAAGGACAGAACCGGACTGGCTGTACTTCAAGCGATCTATGAACAGGCTTTCCGTGCGGGAATCGAAGTATTTGACGAGTGGTACTGTGCAGACCTTCTTTATGAAGACGGCAAAGCCTACGGTGTCTCTGCCTACAATATCCGCAACTCCGAGCCTGCGATCTTCAATGCAAAAGTAGTTATGTTCGCAACAGGCGGACATGCACGTGCATACCGTTTTAACTCTAATGCGCATGCCAATACGGGAGATGCTCTCTCAATTGTTGCACGTCACGGACTTCCTTTGGAAGATATGGAGTTCGTACAGTTCCACCCAAGCGGACTTGGCGGTTCAGGTGTTCTCATCTCTGAAGCGGCACGCGGTGAAGGCGGACGTCTTTACAACGCACTCGGTGAGCGTTTCATGGAGAAGTATGCACCTAATGCTCTCGAACTTGCTTCACGTGATGTGGTCAGCCGTGCGATCATGGAGGAGGTACGTCAGGGACGCGGTGTAGGAAAAGACGGACAGTCAGTCAATATTGATCTGACCCACCTTGATCCTGAGATCATCCTTACACGTCTTCCGGAGCTTCGTGAACTCGCTATCGCTTTCCAGGGACAGGATATGCTTAAAGAGCCTATCCATATCTCTGCAACAGCGCACTACTCCATGGGCGGTATCCCGACAACGATCAACTGTGAAGTGAAGAAGAACCCCAAAGAAACGGTAGAAGGCTTCTATGCAGCCGGTGAGTGTTCATGTGTGTCGGTACACGGAGCAAACCGTCTTGGTGCGAACTCTGTACTTGAAGCACTTCTCTTTGGACGTCATGCGGGAGAGAACATGGTCAAAGCACTCGATGAAGGGGTAGAACTCAAAAAAGCAGTCCCTGAAGATGCCAAAAGAATGCTTGATGAGCTCCACAGACTCAAAACATCCAACGGTACAGAGACTGTTCCGGGACTTCGTGAAGAGCTTCAAAACGGTATGACCGCCAATGCAGGTGTCTTTAGAACCAGAGAATCTCTTGAGAAGCAGCTCAAACTCATCGATGAACTTCTGGTACGTTTCAACAATATCCGTATCGATGACAAATCCAACACCTTCAACACAGACCTTCAGGAAGCACTGGAGCTTGGGCACATGCTGGAGTTCAGCAAGTTCATCGTTGTCGGTGCGCTTGAACGTGAAGAGAGCCGTGGCGGACACTACAGAGAGGATTTCCCGGAGCGTGATGATGAAAAGTTCCTGAAACACACTTACGCTTATATGGATGAGAATTACAACATTACAACCGAATGGGGTGATGTCGTTCTTGGTAAGTTCGAACCAAAAGAAAGATCATATTAA
- a CDS encoding CoB--CoM heterodisulfide reductase iron-sulfur subunit B family protein — translation MSKLKYALFTGCTAKQSTPELLSSTLAVAQKLGIEITILEEASCCGASHLQDFDEFLAHVLNARNICYAEKLGLTMITICNTCQLNSAMTKHALDTDPELKARVNEKLAEVGLEYKGTSEIKHFLYCLIDEYGLENIKEKVKVPLSHFNIAPFYGCHNIRPSELHHNANGGENPYNPTSLDQLIEALEGNPVNYDHKNKCCGFHVELQANHTSEVLAGNAMVDAIDNNADLMVTPCPLCHLKMDTYQDDIGHVIGRDVELPVLHMPQMVALALGCTEKEIGLNFHVQKATHLYSETA, via the coding sequence ATGAGCAAACTAAAATATGCACTATTTACCGGATGTACCGCAAAACAATCCACACCGGAGCTACTCTCATCTACCCTTGCAGTAGCCCAGAAGCTCGGTATTGAGATCACGATCCTCGAAGAGGCAAGCTGTTGTGGTGCCAGCCACCTTCAGGACTTCGATGAGTTCCTGGCACATGTACTCAATGCACGTAACATCTGTTATGCGGAAAAGCTGGGACTTACGATGATCACTATCTGTAACACCTGTCAGCTTAACTCTGCCATGACCAAACATGCACTTGACACTGACCCTGAACTGAAAGCCAGAGTCAATGAGAAACTGGCTGAAGTCGGTCTTGAGTACAAAGGAACTTCAGAGATCAAACACTTCCTCTACTGTCTGATCGATGAGTATGGGCTTGAGAACATCAAAGAGAAGGTCAAAGTTCCGCTTAGCCACTTCAACATTGCACCGTTCTATGGTTGTCACAATATCCGTCCTTCCGAACTGCACCATAATGCAAACGGCGGGGAGAACCCTTACAACCCTACTTCTCTTGACCAGCTCATTGAAGCACTTGAGGGGAATCCTGTCAATTATGACCATAAGAACAAGTGCTGCGGTTTCCATGTTGAACTCCAGGCAAACCATACCTCAGAGGTCCTTGCAGGGAATGCCATGGTCGATGCCATTGACAACAACGCCGACCTTATGGTCACACCATGTCCTCTCTGCCACCTCAAAATGGATACCTACCAGGATGACATCGGTCATGTTATCGGCCGTGATGTAGAACTTCCGGTACTTCATATGCCTCAAATGGTCGCACTGGCACTTGGATGTACAGAAAAAGAGATCGGTCTGAACTTCCACGTTCAAAAAGCAACACACCTCTACTCCGAAACAGCGTAA